One genomic window of Punica granatum isolate Tunisia-2019 chromosome 1, ASM765513v2, whole genome shotgun sequence includes the following:
- the LOC116192583 gene encoding LOW QUALITY PROTEIN: peptide-N4-(N-acetyl-beta-glucosaminyl)asparagine amidase A-like (The sequence of the model RefSeq protein was modified relative to this genomic sequence to represent the inferred CDS: inserted 1 base in 1 codon; deleted 2 bases in 1 codon): protein MASSSSAPLLILILLLHLPFHRIPFTAANNLHRSRSLGLDLTSDAALTSNLATVPPTRFFEVTKPIDTLPTKPCSYLVLRHQFTYTYGKPPILANYYPPSGHGCPAREFSKIVLEWTATCRGRQFDRIFGVWLGGVELLRSCTAEPRATGIIWTVQKDITRYHSLLMKNSTLAVYLGNLVDKTYTGIYDVNITMHFYPAAKKSGFDGLNSGNSVPGYGSKADLILPISRNLPLKDGLWFEIENATDTDSKKFSIPQNVYRAVLEVYVSFHERDEFWYGNLPNDYLNANNLTSVYGNGPFREVVVTLDGETVGSVWPFTVIFTGGINPLFWRPITGIGSFDLPSYDIEITPFLSKXLDGEVHEFSFSVTNALNVWYIDANLHLWVDEKSKRTTSKLLSYSSVPLLYSSKLDFKGLDGKFLIGASRSILATGWVNSSYGMITTRWTQKFNFSNHMIVGNEANMQTVNQLIHYDDRVDLKTESSSVKFIRSYKKFPFIYFSNILDQGNGTSFEVANVTFAFNENRGKNAAFGVSKSKLRNVQRANGYIVVKNNLVVSGLGSTAEVYKYDSSRDCYFRNVSSSNYTILHDDVENSCGGERQSPLGFGLKRHAIVPFRRAVLESESEGI from the exons atggcttcctcttcctctgcccctctcctcatcctcatcctcctcctccacctcccCTTCCACCGTATTCCCTTCACCGCCGCCAACAACCTCCACCGGTCCCGGTCCCTCGGACTCGATCTGACCTCAGATGCCGCTCTTACATCGAACTTAGCCACGGTTCCGCCCACTCGGTTCTTCGAGGTCACCAAGCCCATCGACACCCTGCCGACGAAGCCTTGCTCCTACCTTGTCCTCCGCCACCAGTTCACCTACACTTATGGCAAGCCCCCGATCCTCGCCAACTATTACCCTCCCTCCGGTCACGGCTGCCCTGCCCGGGAGTTTTCCAAGATTGTCCTCGAATGGACAGCCACGTGCCGTGGCCGGCAGTTCGATAGGATCTTCGGTGTCTGGCTCGGCGGGGTCGAGCTCCTACGCAGCTGCACTGCCGAGCCCCGAGCCACTGGCATCATCTGGACTGTCCAGAAGGACATCACGAGGTACCATTCCCTTCTCATGAAGAATAGCACATTGGCAGTTTATCTAGGCAATCTCGTCGATAAGACCTATACTGGGATTTACGATGTTAATATAACCATGCACTTCTACCCTGCTGCCAAAAAATCCGGTTTTGATGGATTGAATTCGGGGAACTCTGTCCCGGGGTACGGTTCCAAGGCGGACTTGATCCTGCCCATCTCCCGGAACTTGCCGCTGAAGGATGGGCTGTGGTTTGAGATCGAGAATGCTACTGACACGGATTCGAAGAAATTTAGTATTCCGCAGAATGTGTATCGGGCTGTGCTGGAGGTTTATGTTTCCTTCCATGAGAGGGATGAGTTCTGGTACGGGAATCTCCCAAACGACTACCTCAACGCGAATAATCTCACATCGGTGTATGGAAATGGGCCCTTCAGGGAGGTTGTGGTGACTCTTGATGGAGAGACCGTGGGCAGTGTTTGGCCTTTCACTGTCATCTTCACTGGAGGAATCAACCCTCTCTTCTGGAGACCAATTACTGGTATTGGGTCTTTCGATCTCCCTTCCTATGATATCGAGATAACTCCGTTCTTATCAA ATTTGGATGGGGAGgtccatgaattttctttcagCGTCACCAATGCCCTCAACGTTTGGTACATAGACGCAAACTTGCACCTTTGGGTGGATGAGAAGAGCAAAAGGACCACATCTAAGCTTTTAAGTTACAGCAGTGTGCCTCTATTGTATTCATCGAAGTTGGACTTTAAgggcttggatgggaagttccTAATCGGGGCGAGCAGGTCTATCTTGGCCACCGGATGGGTTAATTCCTCTTACGGAATGATCACTACCCGCTGGACTCAAAAGTTCAATTTCAGCAACCACATGATCGTGGGGAATGAGGCGAATATGCAAACTGTTAATCAGTTGATCCATTATGACGATAGAGTCGATCTGAAGACAGAGTCATCGTCCGTTAAGTTCATCCGTTCTTACAAGAAATTCCCGTTTATCTACTTCAGCAACATCCTCGACCAAGGGAACGGAACTTCCTTTGAAGTAGCAAATGTTACCTTTGCGTTCAATGAGAACAGGGGTAAGAATGCGGCTTTTGGAGTTTCCAAGAGCAAGCTGAGAAATGTGCAGAGGGCAAACGGTTATATTGTTGTGAAGAACAACTTGGTGGTTAGTGGCTTGGGCAGTACGGCAGAGGTATACAAGTACGATAGCAGCAGAGACTGCTACTTTAGGAATGTCAGCAGCTCGAACTACACGATTCTCCACGATGATGTTGAGAATAGTTGT GGGGGGGAAAGGCAGTCCCCTCTCGGGTTCGGTCTCAAGAGACACGCTATTGTCCCGTTTCGAAGGGCAGTTCTCGAGTCTGAGTCCGAAGGTATCTAA